One segment of Cynocephalus volans isolate mCynVol1 chromosome 8, mCynVol1.pri, whole genome shotgun sequence DNA contains the following:
- the LOC134383322 gene encoding pancreatic alpha-amylase-like: MKILLLLSAIGFCWAQYSPHTEAGRTSMVHLFEWRWVDIALECERYLAPNGYGGVQVSPPNENIVVTSPFRPWWERYQPISYKLCTRSGNEDEFKDMVTRCNNVGVRIYVDAVINHMCGSGAGSGTSSTCGSYFNAGNREFPEVPYSAWDFNDGKCNTASGEIESYNDAYQVRDCRLTGLLDLALEKDYVRSEIAAYLNRLIDIGVAGFRLDAAKHMWPGDIKAVLDKLNNLNTNWFPEGSKPFIFQEVIDLGGEAISSSEYFENGRVTEFKYGAKLGTVIRKWSGEKMAYLINWGEPWSFVPSDRALVFVDNHDNQRGHGAGGASILTFWDARLYKMAVGFMLAHPYGFTRVMSSYRWPRYFQDGSDVNDWVGPPNDNGVIKEVTINEDTTCGNDWVCEHRWRQIRNMVIFRNVVDGQDFTNWWDNGSNQVAFGRGNRGFIVFNNDDWSLSSTLQTGLPGGTYCDVISGDKINGDCTGIKIYVGNDGYASFSISNSAEDPFIAIHVDAKL; this comes from the exons ATGAAGATCCTTCTGTTGCTTTCAGCCATTGGGTTCTGCTGGGCTCAGTATTCCCCACATACTGAAGCTGGGAGGACATCTATGGTCCATCTGTTTGAGTGGCGCTGGGTTGATATTGCTCTGGAATGTGAACGATACTTAGCTCCCAATGGATATGGAGGGGTTCAG GTCTCACCACCCAATGAAAATATTGTAGTAACCAGCCCTTTTAGACCTTGGTGGGAAAGATACCAACCAATTAGCTATAAATTGTGCACAAGATCTGGAAATGAAGATGAATTCAAAGACATGGTGACTAGATGTAACAATGTTGGT GTCCGTATTTATGTGGATGCTGTGATTAATCATATGTGTGGTAGTGGTGCAGGTTCAGGAACAAGCAGTACTTGCGGAAGTTACTTCAACGCTGGAAACAGGGAGTTTCCAGAAGTCCCATATTCTGCTTGGGATTTTAATGATGGCAAATGTAACACGGCAAGTGGAGAAATTGAGAGCTATAATGACGCTTACCAg GTTAGAGATTGTCGTCTGACTGGTCTTCTTGATCTTGCACTGGAGAAAGATTATGTGCGTTCTGAGATTGCTGCATATCTGAACCGTCTCATTGATATTGGTGTAGCCGGTTTTAGACTTGATGCTGCCAAGCACATGTGGCCTGGAGACATAAAGGCAGTTTTGGATAAACTGAATAATCTAAATACAAATTGGTTTCCTGAAGGAAGTAAACCTTTCATCTTCCAGGAG GTAATTGATCTGGGCGGTGAGGCAATTTCAAGCAGTGAATACTTTGAAAATGGCCGCGTGACCGAGTTCAAATATGGTGCAAAACTAGGCACAGTTATTCGCAAGTGGAGTGGAGAGAAGATGGCTTacttaat aaacTGGGGAGAACCTTGGAGTTTTGTGCCTTCTGATAGAGCACTTGTCTTTGTAGATAACCATGACAATCAACGTGGACATGGAGCTGGAGGAGCATCGATTCTTACATTCTGGGATGCTCG ACTGTATAAAATGGCAGTTGGATTTATGCTTGCTCATCCCTATGGATTTACACGAGTAATGTCAAGCTACCGTTGGCCAAGATATTTTCAGGATGGAAGT GATGTTAATGATTGGGTTGGGCCACCAAATGATAATGGAGTAATTAAAGAAGTTACTATAAATGAAGACACTACTTGTGGCAATGACTGGGTCTGTGAACATCGATGGCGTCAAATAAG GAACATGGTTATTTTCCGTAATGTAGTTGATGGCCAGGATTTTACAAACTGGTGGGATAATGGTAGCAACCAAGTGGCTTttggaagaggaaacagaggatTCATTGTTTTTAACAATGATGACTG gtCATTATCTTCAACTTTGCAAACTGGTCTTCCTGGTGGCACATATTGTGATGTCATTTCTGGAGATAAAATTAATGGCGATTGCACAGGAATTAAAATCTACGTTGGCAATGATGGCTATGCTTCTTTTTCTATTAGCAACTCTGCTGAAGATCCATTTATTGCAATTCATGTTGATGCTAagttataa